One Magnolia sinica isolate HGM2019 chromosome 2, MsV1, whole genome shotgun sequence genomic window, GGATGAGGCACCATACTCTACCAGACTTTTTAAGCTTTCCTTAGATGAAGCCATATGAGAAGTAAACTGGCCCCTGGTTTACAACCCTTAcaataataggtgggccccacatattccaCTCATCGCGAAATCAACAAagattagatgatcctagccatccaatagaAAGCCATGAATGGGCAGTAACAAGAACAGGCCAGCagtctaagggcatgtttgatttcctCATGTAAATGTAAATGCAGTGGAAATGGGCAATAATTATTTTCTTGGTAATTACCTTTATCGTTACCACTTGCTTTTTTCAGCAAAAATGGAGGCCGTTGATTTGACACTAGCTTTTTTCAACGCAAAAATGGAGGCGGCTTCCAAATATTAGGGGGGCCTATGATgcatgtggattatccacaccgtccatccatcatgccaactgaatttaggacAGAAgcttaaaattgaggcagattcaaagttcaagtggacccaccacagtaAAAATGTAATCGAACACTTAcagttaaaagcttcttggggccactgtttactttggtgtgggacacttgaatgttggatttttctcaattttcagctcatgcctcaaaatgtcagggtaaaacggatggacgatgcagatatgtcatatatatgatggtggggccAACAAATTTATGCAGTCATCTTGGACCGTTTTTCAAAGCAGGAATACCCTGAcattttcaaacaggtgaaattgtaataatgggATATTTACAGGGTATTTACCCAGCATTTGGAAAATCAAAGAGGCCCTAAATTCAACAGACAAAACCCATCAATCGGACCCTTGGGATTTATCCAAATTCAATCTAAATTTCGAGCATCTAAACTAGACCATGAAAGACGAATACacaggtttaaaaaaaaaaattttaaaattaaaaaaaaggagcCCGTCAACACATACAATCAAAGCCGCAGCAAGCCAGCAACACGAGAAAAACTGTCTGAATAAGGATTAATAACTACAATACTGCTTTGCCAACTGTTATCAAGCCATTAGAAGACAGCCGAGATTGTATCTATTCAACGCAGGTACATGAAAAAACATGTTTTTGCTGATTTCTGTAATCCAAGGTAAATGAACAAAGCAGTGGGATCCAAATCCACCTTCAAGACCTTCGATTTTATGTATATAGAGGAAGCAAACATGGAGGAGAGTTGAAAACCATCGCTTCACTTCAAACCAATTGCAAATGACAGCTTGGGGCGTGATTTGTTCTTACCCAACAACTTTTTCTGATTCTCCcgttcttcctcctcttccattTTCTTCCTCCGCATGGCCTCTTCCTTTTGCCTTTGGATTCGTTCCAACTCCCGGTATCGTTCCTCCTCTTTCTGCTGCTGTTCTAAAGCCTCTCTTCTCTGGGCCTCTTCCACTCTCCGCTGGTTCTCCTCCAGCATTTTATCcagctcctccctctctctccgtgCTTGTTCCTGCATGTCAAAATTGATGTCACACATCCAACAGGGAAACTATAGGTGAAGAGGATTAGAATTTCCTGAAAGCAGCTTGGCAAATAcccttgagattttgaaaatcaggGTACATTATCATGGAAAAACAATAAAACAATATCATCACACTAATATCATcggattttcaaaatatcagcagttttcctttcctttttttttttttttgccaattttATGGTGGAAATACCCAATATTTACACACAAAccgtttaaaattttaattaattcattaaCAGCTATAGATGTGAAGGGTTTTGCAAACATCCTCTCCTTCATGTGGAGGTTAGCTACATCCCCAATGCATTTAACTAACACATGGGATGCCCAATCATCAATTGGGACAAGTTTATTCAATAGTACCATTGGCAGCCAGCCATGATGCAAGAATCACACCAATCATATGATGATAACCCTATGAACAAGGCCAATTTGTTCCAACCGTCTGTATATTACAAGCCATTGAttgcatggttagaatcatcaaaccaaagtgccactttggaatcataagcaatgggAGAtgtatgggaagaaagaaatgggagatgttttgAGGGAGTATCCAACTCGGCAGCCGCTATAGTCCAGAGAGTTCATCAGAATGTGGTCGAGTGGACATCATTCTCTGTGAATTTTAAGGGATGTAATTTACTTTTTGTCGAAGGATAGCTTTCTCACTTCCTCGGAGAGATAATCCTTTTTCTGTAATCCCTTTCTCTTTAATAAAAAATCTTCgttatttctcaaaaaaaaagtgccacattggaatcataagcaattcaaAGTGGGATCTATCCAATAACTGGTTCAAGATGAAGATTGAAGCTGTTTTGTTTCTCCAACCAATCTTGGTTGTCCATTCTCCATGCTATTAATTGGATGCTTGGGATCATCCAGTTGGCATTATTTTTGCACCACAGATTGTCCCTAGTTGTATGAaagaatggacggttcaaattgatGACCAAGCATCCCAGGTATCAATTAAAAGCATTGGGGatgttattttcttcttcttctttttttcttttttttttgagaattaacGCAGAGGATTATAttgataaaaagggaaagaaaaaacaagaaaGGGAGAAAAACACAGCTCCGCTGAGACAGCAAAACTGCTACGCAGCTAGAAAATCAAAATTACAATCTATTGCCTTAATCGAGTAAGTAGCCCATTCGACCAGAAATTGGATCGCCCGAGACAAAGTGGACTCCACCGAGTTGGCTTTGTCGTTGAAGCACCGATCATTCCTTTCgacccaaacagcccaccaaaccGCAAGGGgatgttcttcttttttttgaaaggcacgTTGGGGACATTGTTAGCAAAATCcatatctaaaattttaaaacttttacTAATTTATGacaattatttttgaatttatttttagcaAGATTTTCCTGAGAATATCCTGAGAAAAacccaaaatttcaaaatctcCCAAAAATTCCCTAGAACGAGATTTGTCACCATGCCtgaaagaggaattatatgatattcAAACCAAGGACAAGCAAAAGAACCTCTGGTTTTCAGTTACTAATGCTATTAAGATGAAGATTGAACCTGTTTTGTTTCTCCAACCAATCTTGGTTGTACATTCTCCATGCTCTTAATTGGATGCTTGGGATCATCTGGTTGGCATTATTTTTGCACCATAGATTGTCCATAGTTGTATGAaagaatggacggttcaaattgatGATCAGGCATCCCAGGTATCAATTAAAAGCATTGAGGatgttctttctttttttttttttaaaggcgcGTTGGGGACATTGTTAGAAAAATCcatatctaaaattttaaaactctTATTAATTTATGacaattatttttgaatttttatttttagcaagATTTTCCTGAGAATATCCTGAGAAAAacccaaaatttcaaaatctcCCAAAAATTCCCTAGAACGAGATTTGTCACCATGCCtgaaagaggaattatatgatactcgAACCAAGGACATGCAAAAGAACCTCTGGTTCTCAGTTACTAATGCTATTAAGATGAAGATTGAACCTGTTTTGTTTCTCCAACCAATCTTGGTTGTACATTCTCCATGCTCTTAATTGGATGCTTGGGATCATCTGGTTGGCATTATTTTTGCACCCTAGATTGTCCATAGTTGTATGAaagaatggacggttcaaattgatGATCAGGCATCCCGGGTATCAATTAAAAGCATTGGggatgttctttttcttttttttttgaaaggcacgTTGGGGACATTGTTAGCAAAATCCATAtctaaatttttaaaacttttatcAATTTATAacaattatttttgaatttttttatgtttAGCAAAATTTTCCTGAGAATATCCTGAGAAAaacccaaaatttgaaaatctcccaaGAATTCCCTAGAACGAGATTTGTCACCATGCCtgaaagaggaattatatgatactcaAACCAAGGACATGCAAAAGAACCTCCGTTTTACAGTTACTACATCGGTAGCCCATGTTTCAATTAACCAGATCATTGATCTAATGGGTGCCAGTGGACAGAGAATGCCCCAAAAAATGCCCCAGATTTGAAAATTCCAGTCATCAAATCTTTAGAACTTTTTAACCGGCCAATTTCTGCATTTGTTTTACAAACTGCAAAATTGCAGGGCaccaattgaagggttgaaattgTCCCAGCAAGCAGATTATTTATCGTCCAttgtagtggggtccatcatgCCAAGGACTGGATCACCAAACTTTGGGCCCCCCTTGTGCAAGCTAAAGACTCAAGGATAATATATACATCCTTGGGTGATCAAGGATCAGATAACTCATCTTTTTGAAGCTTGATTAACGCATGTAAGAAGAATTAAATCTAAGCTTACTaagcaaggtattctgtaacggtaacagtagccataatggccaccactgtgACCTTTACAGTACAGGTCGTGCCGGCTGTTATGATCTCttcttttattgaaaaaaaaaaaaacccgaaaaacctgtatcttcCCTGTAACATtgaaaaaatatccaaaaaacctatatctgcctcATAACAGACCATGACAGGGCTGTTACGGCCTTTACAGGGAGTGTAACAGGTCGTTAATGGAGGTTACAggttatttttttccataaaggTTATTACGGCAATTACGACACTGTAATGGGTAACGGTTGCCATtatgtaacagcctttacggccctgtaatggcctttatggcacaccatatTACCAAGTTCAGTCAATTTTAGATTTGCAGGAAAAAATACTATTGCAGGGTAATAGTTAGGACACCAAATTATTTAGTCTTGTGAGTTTTTCCATTAGGCGTGTTCAGGAACATCAAAATCGCTGTAAATCAATTTCAGTGCCACGGATATCGTGTTTTTCGTTGTTTGTATTGTAAAGAAGTAAAAATGGAAATTGACGGCGATGATTACACTTTTCCTTGGGAAATGAGTAAACCGTCTTCTTCTCAAAAAGTTGATCCATTGGCATTCACGACAACTTATGACGCCTCTCGCAGTTGACCATCGACACTTGAGTTTAAAATGTAAAATAATTCTACCTCTTATTCAAAAGGAAAAGCTACTTGTAGAAAAGCTAACTGAACATGGTGAGTTAACTGTTTTCTGCCAGCAGGATCACACTGGACCAAATAATTTGGACGCCGTGGACTACTAAACTAGAACTTGTCAGTGAATACCAATTGAATAAAATTAGCATACTTGAGCACAACAAATAAGCATGAAGAGATAAAAAGCTCATCATGATCCAAGAGAGTACCTCTTTCTCCCTTGCTTCAATAAGAGCAGCTTCCTTCTCTTTTTCAAGTTGAGCTGCAACCTCATCAAGCAGTCTTTTACGACCTTCATCTATTCGCCTCTGTATTTCTAGCTTGATCTCTTCAGAGTTCAAGCTCTCCTCAACTTTTTTTCGAATAGCTTCTTCCACCCTACGTGCGGTTTCCTCTTCTAATAGTTTCAGCTCCGCCTCCTGTTGGCGCCTAATAGGACGAAGGGGAAAGTTAGTTGGGTAAATGGCCTCCATTGCAGACTCATAACACTTCAAATTCAGGATGCGTCTCTGAAGCCATACAGTAGCATAACGGAATCAGCAAGCAACGTGACGAGCTTCATCATCTATCTATCATGAATGACTAACCTTCCTTTCCATCCATCAAAGATACTAAATACAAGCTTATGCTTTTCAGGCATACCTCTAAAAGATTCCTGATCCAAACAAATGAGGTTTTTCAAACTGGTGAACAGTAGATAAACGAGGCACCAATTGGATCATCAAATATAACAAGTCGAACTATAGAAGTAGCTTCCTTCAGAAAAGCCTGTGGAGAAGAATGTCAAATAACCTGTTGCAGGTTTAAAACTAATCACAAAAAGACTTCAGTTCTGGCATTTGAAGTACATCTCTGACACAAAATATTCTAAATCTATTCAAATACAGTATAAGAAATCTGGGCGTGATAAGAAATCTGGTCGTGTCGGTTGGTGGCTAAAACAGAGACAGCAACACAAACTTCTAAGAATATAGGCATGGGGCACTGAGTTTTATAGCAACTACTAATCATTTATTTCTAACTATACTTTAAATTTCAAAACTATTACTGTAAGTGGATTTAATCATTATCTGAGCCTGATTAGTCATTATTATAGTCTTGTTCAGGGTTGTTGGGTCCGCATTAGAAATCCCATTATGCCATTACTTCCTATCTAAGCCCTTGTTCAAGGTATTTGGGTTCGGCTTTAGAAATCCTGTTACGCCAATAAGTCCTGTCTAAGGCCTTAAGGCAGGTTGATGTGGCGTGAATCTTTAATCATACAGAAAAGAGATCACCATATACAGTATAGGTGTCTCCTAGCCCCACATGCACCTTTGCACAGTGCACATTCCAACATCTCAAGCGTGTGGGACACATGACTGTGCataaggtgggatccactgtaCAGAGATGacctggcctaaaaatcaggctattcTACTCATGAGATGGGccatacatgcacattgaattTGCAAACTCCCAAACTTTGTTAATCAATTCATTGTTTTTGCACATGAGTGGTCCACCGATCAGTACCTGCCAAAATTTTGCAGCAGTCATCTGTGCAGTAGCAGTGTTTGCAGTATCGGTCAACACTATCTGTATCGAGGGTCAGCGATACCGAACAGCCCAGAGGTTATTGAACTTTCGGGTATCGTGTGATATATCAGTAAATATCACACCGTAACATGGATATATCAATACATTGTGATATTTTCAATATATCACCATTATATGATACAAAGTATCGACAATACAGATCATATAGTCACTGTGTGTGGTCGATGCATTCAGGCCGACACCCTCctgaaaattcaaagaaaaaaaaaaatcactaaaaaaaaaaaaaatgaacctcTAAATTCgttatttctctcttcttcttttttgctttcaATCCCTTCCTAAGCTGATTTCGACCAACCatttcttattttttggatagAAAAGAAATTTTGGGTGCAAAAATCGAGATCAAAGAGCAGGTGGGCCAGAAACAAAAtcagtgagttttttttttccaaaattaatCAGTTTTTTTTAATCACTTAGAATCAGTATAACAAAGATGaaaatccatgattttgcatgtCTTGCTTGTTCAATTTACGAATTTGGGAAATTTACggaaatttgagaaaaatccgACATTTCCCCATTTAATTTGCAATTAGTGTGGAAAAAACCACATTGGAGTGGTTAGAGGCTAATCTGCAGATTAACGgaagtttttcaatttttttaaaaaagaatattCATGCGTTTACAAGGGCACAACCACACATGCGCATTAAGGGCACATCACAGGTATATGTTTACTTCTTCGGCTTTTAAACATAAtgcttgtgttttcatacatgtcttcttagatCTATAAATGATATAAACtaattttgaatatagttgcatcacttctATCAGACAGCATATAGTTTGAGACCTtacacaaaggaaacttattatgctcacttgttttttgtgatcttttgagttctgagtgtgtaatgatgtcttttttaacatcccctgaagtttcattgaaaaattcaatcaatttcctaatgtttcccaaaaacagtGATATACATTATACGATACATTCGATATTCTCATACGAGACGTGATATATTTCTGTATCCCAAGTGTGCGATACATGCGTCAATACCGATACTGAAAACACAGCGCAATAGGACCGACCTTATGCGTAGCTCGGATATTCATGTCGGGGTTAGCACCTGTGCTGTGTGAGGTGTATGCACGCCTTTGCAAATCCATAGCAATAATACCATCAATGAGTCGTGAATTATCATGTCTATTTTACATATCAATATAGATATTTAATGTTTTCtacatttaataattataaaatatctCAAACACTAATTCAATGATTATTGCCTACTccgcctttcaaaaaaaaaaaggttgcttCTTACTCGGCTCTTGTCGCCATTCTGAATTTCATACAGATATGACAGATGACAAATACGAGAAACTTCCAAAGGTCCTTTATAAGATGGGACAAAAAAGAGAGAATGCATGCTAACAAGTATGCACCCGAGATGAAAGCACATCTTGCACCAACTAGGACTAACCTCAAAAATATTCCTAATACTCCGAGTGCCTTAAACTTGCGATTGTCATAAAAGTTTTTTCTTGAGAGGACAGAAATAGGAAGTACCATATGTTAACAAATATAagccttcaaaaaataaataataaaagccTAGAAGAAAAGGAGAGACCTTGCATCATAACTTCTGAATACAGTAATACTCTCAGGACAGAAGGATTTGGGAAGTACTTTGAGGACAAATTTTAaacataaaaaacaaaaacaaaataaaaaagttttctaGACCATGGCACCCATATCTTCACAaacaacataaaataaaataaataaataaataatgcaaGGCAACAAAATTGGAACAGGTAATAGTTATGTAtataccttttcttttcttcatcttcctttcgCAATTTCTCAATTGCACTCTTGCGCTCTgtcgatccaaggcttggacttCGAGACTTGTGTATAGGAGACCTTGTGATACTCCTACTTTTTTGTCTCTTGTGTCTCTTTGGTGTAGGAGAACGACTTTTACGCCGTCTAGGAGATGGTGACCTACTTTTGCGCCGTCGTGGAGAAAGGGAACGACTTCTCCGCCTGTGTAATGAAATTGAGCTATTAATGACTGAAGACTCTTCAAAGTTCCAGAGCACACATTAAGGTCCTACTTACCCCACTGTCAAGTGTACTAGTTCCATAATGTAACATGTAAAGTTACCTCATATATTGTTAGACTAGCCTTTGTGTGCTCCATCTTTTATCATATGAACTCTTGTATGTCGCAATCGAGCAACCAAAGAACAATCATCAGCACCCATCACCTGCTTACTTCCCATTAGCTGGGGAGCACCTatatttcttttactttttatTATAATGAAAAAGGTTTCTATATCATTCTTATAACTGCTTGTAATTGTTTCACTTGAACTCTTAGTATTCGAAAATGCATATGCTGATTTCCCTTTTCAAAGCAAATTGACCTATGGAGTGGAGGTAAACACATGGACAAAGTGGGCAAAGCTCCAAGACTTGGCCATCGAGCTTAACCATGTAAACTATTGGAAATCTCACTGCAAGACTCTCCGAGCAGAAAACTGTCAGAGTTAAATCATCAGTGTACAACGAAATGCTAACTTAACTATCAACTCTTACTCGTCTCTGCTTGTGCAGTAAAGAACGAagaagtcaaaaaaaaaaaaaaaaaaaaaattgctactAGAAAACAGAGGGCATGCACGAGGAGGAGGAAAACCAATCAACCTATTGTACAAAGTATTTCCTTTGGACTCGTGTTTTATGCAAGTTGGACACATTAATAGAGGAACAGTTAACCAACCTCTGAACTGTATCCTCAGCATTTTGTGCTAAACTGTTAGTAGTAAGTCTTTGAAATTCTTAATAGATGCTCCAATATATCAGATGTCTAACATCTTCAGATTTTTGGAAGGTTCCTTACCAAGCCACACAAGTCAGTCTTTGGCAGCAACCATCAGGAACCATCTATAGAGGCACTAAATGGCACCTTGTGCTTACATCATTTTTTTCCAAGGTTGGCACCTTGAGTACCCGAGTGTTGGATGTACCAAATAGCATAGTGTGGAcatatcttcttctccttcttctttttcaagaTTGGCACCAAACTATTGAGATTAATGTGCAGGGATGTAAATGCGTTGGGTTGAACCAAACACCCCGAGGACCCGGTCTAGTTCAACTCCAGATTTGGACCCAATTTAAGGACCCACAAGTCAAATCGGGTCCACTAACCAGGATTTAGTAATCTGGTTGGAACCAAATCCAGGTTGGCATGAGCCATCATATCCTGATTATGGTATTTAGTTGTTTTTTAATATATAGATACATAATAATTGCTTGCAGTTTTAGGAAGCTTGGAAAATGGATATTTTTGGAAAGAGTTATTTGGTAGGGTGGAGTTATTTGATAGGCTTGGAGTATGAGAGAGCTATAGGCATGCTCTTGACCATTGTAAATGTAGCATATATGGAGCaaaatccaaatcatccaaataatgggtATCGCCGTAGAGTGTAGGCAAGAAGTGCCCCTAAAATCAGATTGGCTGGATGATCCAACCCAAATCCCACCCATTAACAACACCGGCGATGTGCCTATAATCTTGACAGCAATCACACCCAAATGCATTGTGCACTTAGCAACAACAACAATTTTTTTGAACCACAGCCTCTCTACCACTGAGTTGTGGCCTTGAACTGTTAGAATAGATATGTACACAGACAGGCCTGTGCATCCTTAGATTAGAAAGGTGGATGGCTACCAATCTGAGAATGTACAACACTATGACCATACATACACTGATACACAT contains:
- the LOC131236448 gene encoding uncharacterized protein At1g10890 isoform X1 yields the protein MPRTLSRSPSYRRRYSPSPVGHRYSRRSRRDRSRSPYSYSHGRRRSRSLSPRRRKSRSPSPRRRKSRSPTPKRHKRQKSRSITRSPIHKSRSPSLGSTERKSAIEKLRKEDEEKKRRQQEAELKLLEEETARRVEEAIRKKVEESLNSEEIKLEIQRRIDEGRKRLLDEVAAQLEKEKEAALIEAREKEEQARREREELDKMLEENQRRVEEAQRREALEQQQKEEERYRELERIQRQKEEAMRRKKMEEEEERENQKKLLGKNKSRPKLSFAIGLK
- the LOC131236448 gene encoding uncharacterized protein At1g10890 isoform X2, translating into MRRRSRSLSPRRRKSRSPSPRRRKSRSPTPKRHKRQKSRSITRSPIHKSRSPSLGSTERKSAIEKLRKEDEEKKRRQQEAELKLLEEETARRVEEAIRKKVEESLNSEEIKLEIQRRIDEGRKRLLDEVAAQLEKEKEAALIEAREKEEQARREREELDKMLEENQRRVEEAQRREALEQQQKEEERYRELERIQRQKEEAMRRKKMEEEEERENQKKLLGKNKSRPKLSFAIGLK